The following proteins come from a genomic window of Gadus morhua chromosome 11, gadMor3.0, whole genome shotgun sequence:
- the themis2 gene encoding protein THEMIS2 isoform X2 has protein sequence MLGARSQGTGNPGLPFSFISRCELTVDDLVMGPGTVMVAHSVEAPRGEGGTGRMLCRMSGSQGGSVRLVLPLSCQGEFYECFSLQEIMSRTELCRGLFCSVDAIVGAERPLIFRPVYEVEARMHLRKDTVRFPSSLEVDVVEVTDQPDDMAFITPLTLDELLTLPDDTFPATARIVETPTVDHLVQSGWVEELRGDQELILHGKGSVSMALFSSARRIKRQYFLVSEGYGGRFRRRPREFLSVFEVYVASTQAPGLRVTVTRSVQEAEDDVSGLVVGEELEVVGHRIGAQEAQQSNPKQSADVLICRRIEELSDDEEEAEGGAAAAAAILELPLHWHGFFREVISNNKKYKIKDLCQQFSLPLNVKVVSRDADLAADPLYGISSLRLECVTVENFIQASFPTSPEYCFTIPIRCLSMVVYFTQESLPWPRDEPPVVHVEVVTEVTESFYLEKCRLIYSQQPPPPRPPKHNLSLAVKVTPKPCIREPLADSHPARSANGSEPEEGLRRQSVPSKAKVPLPLPKGPRKPALPSPKTSCKPQQSVQPKGNPYEACRITQGEVQSEDSDHDYESADLIDTIKKMQEFVSY, from the exons ATGTTAGGTGCGAGGTCTCAGGGGACAGGGAACCCAGGCCTGCCGTTCTCCTTCATCAGCCGCTGTGAGCTGACCGTGGACGACCTGGTGATGGGTCCCGGGACGGTGATGGTGGCTCACTCGGTGGAGGCgcccaggggggagggagggacagggaggatGCTGTGCCGAATGAGCGGCTCCCAGGGGGGCTCCGTGAGGTTGGTCCTACCGCTCAGCTGCCAGGGGGAGTTCTATGAGTGCTTCTCCCTGCAGGAGATCATGTCCAGGACCGAGCTGTGCAGAGGCCTCTTCTGCAGTGTGGACGCCATCGTGGGGGCGGAGCGACCCCTGATCTTCCGCCCCGTGTATGAGGTGGAGGCCCGCATGCACC TGCGCAAGGACACGGTGAGGTTCCCCTCCAGTctggaggtggatgtggtggaggtgacAGACCAGCCGGACGACATGGCCTTCATCACCCCGCTCACCCTGGACGAGCTCCTCACCCTGCCCGACGACACCTTCCCCGCCACCGCCCGAATCGTGGAGACCCCGACAGTGGATCATCTGGTGCAGTCCGGCTGGGTGGAAGAGCTCCGCGGGGACCAGGAGCTGATCCTGCACGGCAAGGGCTCCGTCAGCATGGCCCTGTTCTCAAGCGCCCGCAGGATCAAGCGGCAGTACTTCCTGGTGTCTGAGGGCTACGGGGGCCGGTTTCGCAGGAGGCCCCGGGAGTTCCTGTCCGTGTTCGAGGTGTACGTGGCGTCCACCCAGGCGCCGGGCCTCAGGGTCACCGTGACGCGGTCCGTCCAGGAGGCCGAGGACGACGTGAGCGGCCTGGtcgtgggggaggagctggaggtcgTTGGCCACCGCATAGGAGCTCAGGAGGCGCAGCAGTCGAATCCCAAGCAGAGCGCCGACGTGCTCATCTGTCGGCGCATCGAGGAGCTCAGcgatgacgaggaggaggcagagggcggcgctgctgctgctgctgctattcTGGAGCTGCCGCTGCACTGGCACGGCTTCTTCAGAGAGGTGATCTCCAACAATAAGAAGTACAAGATCAAGGACTTGTGCCAGCAGTTCTCTCTGCCGCTGAACGTCAAGGTAGTGAGCCGAGACGCCGACCTGGCGGCCGATCCTCTGTACGGGATCTCCTCCCTTCGCCTGGAGTGCGTCACCGTGGAGAACTTCATCCAGGCCAGCTTCCCGACCAGCCCTGAATACTGCTTCACCATCCCCATCCGCTGTCTCTCCATGGTCGTCTATTTTACCCAGGAATCCCTGCCTTGGCCCAGAGACGAGCCGCCCGTTGTTCACGTGGAAGTGGTCACCGAGGTTACAGAGTCTTTCTACCTGGAGAAATGCAGGCTCATATATTCCCAGCAGCCGCCCCCACCAAGACCACCAAAGCACAATTTGTCGTTGGCTGTTAAAGTAACGCCAAAACCTTGCATCCGAGAGCCTCTTGCAGACTCTCATCCAGCTCGGTCAGCGAATGGCAGTGAGCCCGAGGAAGGATTAAGGAGGCAAAGTGTCCCCTCCAAAGCGAAAGTGCCTCTCCCACTGCCTAAG GGGCCACGGAAACCAGCCCTCCCCTCTCCGAAGACCTCTTGCAAACCCCAGCAGTCCGTCCAGCCGAAAGGTAACCCCTATGAGGCATGCCGCATAACTCAAG GTGAGGTCCAGTCTGAAGACAGTGACCATGACTACGAGTCTGCTGACTTGATCGACACGATCAAGAAAATGCAAGAGTTTGTTTCGTATTGA
- the rpa2 gene encoding replication protein A 32 kDa subunit has protein sequence MWNQGGYSESSSIGGGYNQSPGGFASPSLSQGGEKKARARTNQIVPCTVSQLMSASQAEEAFRVGEVEVAQITMMGLIRSTDKGMTNIQYKVDDMTAAPMDVKQWVDTEDPSMDSTVLPPGTYVKVSGNLRSFQNHRSVVAFNIRQVEDLNEITSHMLEVVQAHMALSKASSTMGGGQVGVGTNNSMINSRPGTMEESGGGYSGGNDNATNGLSPNQNQVLRLIRSSQDGHGISLQDLKQSLSGMSLVVIKQAVEFLSNEGHIFSTIDEDHFKATDGDE, from the exons ATGTGGAACCAGG GTGGATACAGTGAGTCTAGCAGCATCGGAGGTGGGTACAACCAGTCCCCCGGCGGCTTCGCCTCACCATCTCTGAgccagggaggagagaagaaggcg AGAGCACGCACCAACCAGATTGTGCCATGCACGGTGTCGCAGCTGATGTCTGCCAGCCAGGCGGAAGAGGCCTTCAGGGtcggagaggtggaggtggctcAG ATTACTATGATGGGTCTGATCAGAAGCACAGACAAGGGCATGACCAACATTCAGTACAAGGTGGACGACATGACGGCCGCCCCCATGGACGTCAAGCAGTGGGTGGACACCGAG GATCCCAGTATGGACAGCACCGTCCTGCCCCCTGGTACCTACGTCAAAGTGTCAGGAAACCTCCGCTCTTTCCAG AATCACAGGTCTGTGGTGGCGTTCAACATCAGGCAGGTTGAGGACTTGAATGAGATCACGTCCCACATGCTTGAGGTGGTTCAGGCCCACATGGCGCTGAGCAAGGCCTCCAGCACG ATGGGTGGGGGTCAAGTTGGAGTCGGCACGAACAACAGCATGATCAACTCGCGGCCTGGGACCATGGAAGAGAGTGGCGGAGGATACTCTGGTGGCAACGACAATGCTACAAACGGCCTCAGTCCAAACCAGAACCAG GTGCTGCGTCTGATCCGGAGCAGTCAGGATGGTCACGGCATCAGCCTGCAGGACCTCAAACAGAGTCTTAGTGGGATGAGCCTCGTTGTCATCAA GCAAGCGGTGGAGTTCCTGAGCAATGAAGGCCACATATTCTCCACCATCGATGAGGACCACTTCAAGGCGACAGATGGCGACGAATAA
- the themis2 gene encoding protein THEMIS2 isoform X1 translates to MLCCLVLSGLKAAAAMADTMSSLPLQQLIATINTRQLPVVLQVCSGIYFQGSVYELSGSEVCFSTGDLVKVTGLTLISVNCEDTISGQISELPLNSKGVFKQFREGRRYLSLKDMLGARSQGTGNPGLPFSFISRCELTVDDLVMGPGTVMVAHSVEAPRGEGGTGRMLCRMSGSQGGSVRLVLPLSCQGEFYECFSLQEIMSRTELCRGLFCSVDAIVGAERPLIFRPVYEVEARMHLRKDTVRFPSSLEVDVVEVTDQPDDMAFITPLTLDELLTLPDDTFPATARIVETPTVDHLVQSGWVEELRGDQELILHGKGSVSMALFSSARRIKRQYFLVSEGYGGRFRRRPREFLSVFEVYVASTQAPGLRVTVTRSVQEAEDDVSGLVVGEELEVVGHRIGAQEAQQSNPKQSADVLICRRIEELSDDEEEAEGGAAAAAAILELPLHWHGFFREVISNNKKYKIKDLCQQFSLPLNVKVVSRDADLAADPLYGISSLRLECVTVENFIQASFPTSPEYCFTIPIRCLSMVVYFTQESLPWPRDEPPVVHVEVVTEVTESFYLEKCRLIYSQQPPPPRPPKHNLSLAVKVTPKPCIREPLADSHPARSANGSEPEEGLRRQSVPSKAKVPLPLPKGPRKPALPSPKTSCKPQQSVQPKGNPYEACRITQGEVQSEDSDHDYESADLIDTIKKMQEFVSY, encoded by the exons ATGCTCTGCTGCTTAGTTCTCAGTGGTTTGAAGGCGGCAGCAGCGATGGCAGACACCATGTCTTCTCTTCCGCTGCAGCAACTCATTGCAACTATCAACACCAGGCAATTACCCGTTGTTCTCCAGGTCTGCTCTGGCATCTACTTCCAAG GGTCGGTGTATGAGCTATCGGGGAGTGAGGTGTGCTTCTCAACGGGAGACCTGGTGAAGGTCACCGGCCTAACGCTCATATCTGTCAACTGTGAAGACACCATCAGCGGACAGATATCCGAGTTGCCACTCAATTCTAAAG GCGTGTTCAAGCAGTTCCGAGAAGGCCGGCGCTACCTATCACTGAAGGACATGTTAGGTGCGAGGTCTCAGGGGACAGGGAACCCAGGCCTGCCGTTCTCCTTCATCAGCCGCTGTGAGCTGACCGTGGACGACCTGGTGATGGGTCCCGGGACGGTGATGGTGGCTCACTCGGTGGAGGCgcccaggggggagggagggacagggaggatGCTGTGCCGAATGAGCGGCTCCCAGGGGGGCTCCGTGAGGTTGGTCCTACCGCTCAGCTGCCAGGGGGAGTTCTATGAGTGCTTCTCCCTGCAGGAGATCATGTCCAGGACCGAGCTGTGCAGAGGCCTCTTCTGCAGTGTGGACGCCATCGTGGGGGCGGAGCGACCCCTGATCTTCCGCCCCGTGTATGAGGTGGAGGCCCGCATGCACC TGCGCAAGGACACGGTGAGGTTCCCCTCCAGTctggaggtggatgtggtggaggtgacAGACCAGCCGGACGACATGGCCTTCATCACCCCGCTCACCCTGGACGAGCTCCTCACCCTGCCCGACGACACCTTCCCCGCCACCGCCCGAATCGTGGAGACCCCGACAGTGGATCATCTGGTGCAGTCCGGCTGGGTGGAAGAGCTCCGCGGGGACCAGGAGCTGATCCTGCACGGCAAGGGCTCCGTCAGCATGGCCCTGTTCTCAAGCGCCCGCAGGATCAAGCGGCAGTACTTCCTGGTGTCTGAGGGCTACGGGGGCCGGTTTCGCAGGAGGCCCCGGGAGTTCCTGTCCGTGTTCGAGGTGTACGTGGCGTCCACCCAGGCGCCGGGCCTCAGGGTCACCGTGACGCGGTCCGTCCAGGAGGCCGAGGACGACGTGAGCGGCCTGGtcgtgggggaggagctggaggtcgTTGGCCACCGCATAGGAGCTCAGGAGGCGCAGCAGTCGAATCCCAAGCAGAGCGCCGACGTGCTCATCTGTCGGCGCATCGAGGAGCTCAGcgatgacgaggaggaggcagagggcggcgctgctgctgctgctgctattcTGGAGCTGCCGCTGCACTGGCACGGCTTCTTCAGAGAGGTGATCTCCAACAATAAGAAGTACAAGATCAAGGACTTGTGCCAGCAGTTCTCTCTGCCGCTGAACGTCAAGGTAGTGAGCCGAGACGCCGACCTGGCGGCCGATCCTCTGTACGGGATCTCCTCCCTTCGCCTGGAGTGCGTCACCGTGGAGAACTTCATCCAGGCCAGCTTCCCGACCAGCCCTGAATACTGCTTCACCATCCCCATCCGCTGTCTCTCCATGGTCGTCTATTTTACCCAGGAATCCCTGCCTTGGCCCAGAGACGAGCCGCCCGTTGTTCACGTGGAAGTGGTCACCGAGGTTACAGAGTCTTTCTACCTGGAGAAATGCAGGCTCATATATTCCCAGCAGCCGCCCCCACCAAGACCACCAAAGCACAATTTGTCGTTGGCTGTTAAAGTAACGCCAAAACCTTGCATCCGAGAGCCTCTTGCAGACTCTCATCCAGCTCGGTCAGCGAATGGCAGTGAGCCCGAGGAAGGATTAAGGAGGCAAAGTGTCCCCTCCAAAGCGAAAGTGCCTCTCCCACTGCCTAAG GGGCCACGGAAACCAGCCCTCCCCTCTCCGAAGACCTCTTGCAAACCCCAGCAGTCCGTCCAGCCGAAAGGTAACCCCTATGAGGCATGCCGCATAACTCAAG GTGAGGTCCAGTCTGAAGACAGTGACCATGACTACGAGTCTGCTGACTTGATCGACACGATCAAGAAAATGCAAGAGTTTGTTTCGTATTGA
- the ppp1r8b gene encoding protein phosphatase 1, regulatory subunit 8b, with protein sequence MATKPNKDIPPPPFDCPSWAGKPPPGLHLDVMKGDKLVEKLIIDEKKYYMFGRNPDWCDFTIDHQSCSRGHAVLVYHKHLKRVFLIDLNSTHGTYLGHIRLEAHKPQQVPIDSTISFGASTRTYTIREKPQTQGVAGTGEGKAGEDEELKGLLGLPEEETELENLTEFNTAHNKRISLLTIEEGNLEIQRSKRKRRNSRVTFNEEDDVINPEDVDPSVGRFRNMIQTAVVPIKKRRSEGQNTLGLEELASRRLHGYALSSGLYGDLPPSSHDNQSGGAPGGAAILGGLPLPFPNPAPEVDLAPEAHQPPVTLNPLPVTGPYLPEGHNEPRKKKYAKEAWPGKKPTPSLLI encoded by the exons ATGGCGACTAAACCAAATAAAGatatccctccacctccctttgATTGTCCATCATG GGCAGGAAAACCTCCACCAGGGCTTCATCTGGACGTGATGAAAGGGGACAAATTGGTAGAG AAACTGATAATAGACGAGAAGAAGTACTACATGTTTGGGAGGAACCCTGACTGGTGCGACTTCACCATCGACCACCAGTCGTGCTCGCGAGGCCATGCGGTGCTCGTCTACCACAAACACCTCAAGAGGGTCTTCCTCATCGACCTCAACAGCA CTCACGGTACGTACCTTGGACACATCCGCCTGGAGGCCCACAAACCGCAGCAGGTGCCCATCGACTCCACCATCTCGTTCGGGGCGTCCACGCGGACCTACACCATCAGGGAGAAGCCCCAGACCCAGGGGGTGGCGGGCACCGGGGAGGGCAAGGccggggaggacgaggagctgaAGGGTCTGCTGGGTCtgccggaggaggagacggagcttGAG AACCTGACTGAGTTCAACACGGCCCACAACAAGCGCATCTCGCTGCTCACCATCGAGGAGGGCAACCTGGAGATTCAGCGGtccaagaggaagaggaggaactcCCGGGTCACCTTCAACGAGGAGGACGACGTCATCAACCCAG AGGACGTGGATCCGTCTGTGGGTCGTTTCAGGAACATGATCCAGACCGCCGTGGTACCCATCAAG AAGCGGAGATCCGAGGGCCAGAACACGCTGGGGCTTGAAGAGCTGGCCTCCAGGCGTCTCCATGGCTACGCCCTGAGCAGCGGCCTCTACGGCGACCTGCCCCCCAGCAGCCACGACAACCAGTCCGGAGGAGCCCCCGGGGGCGCCGCCATTCTGGGCGGGCTCCCCCTGCCCTTCCCCAACCCGGCCCCGGAGGTGGACCTGGCCCCGGAGGCCCACCAGCCCCCCGTCACTCTCAACCCCCTCCCCGTCACGGGCCCCTACCTCCCAGAGGGCCACAACGAACCGCGCAAGAAGAAGTACGCCAAGGAGGCGTGGCCGGGCAAGaagcccaccccctccctcctcatctga